Proteins from a single region of Corylus avellana chromosome ca11, CavTom2PMs-1.0:
- the LOC132166802 gene encoding putative uridine kinase C227.14 yields the protein MEVCLSPTTTRGYPESLLLQKRVKLPLRNWCLVSISRTGAVAPTLFAQTGIPNRKPNNVKVLCSQVREIPVVESRCIDEIYDTLAERLLPTAAVASNPKLKYIVGLAGPPGSGKSTLASEVARRVNKLWLQKASSLDSQVKPPDIATVLPMDGFHLYRSQLDKMENPEEAHARRGAPWTFDPALLLSRLRILRNQGSVYVPSFDHGVGDPVEDDIFVSFQHKVIIVEGNYILLEDGVWKEISSVFDEKWFIEVDIDTSMQRVLNRHISTGKPPNVAKWRINYNDRPNAELINKSKKNADLVIKSVDF from the exons ATGGAGGTCTGCTTGTCTCCTACAACAACAAGAGGTTATCCAG aGTCATTGCTGCTTCAAAAAAGGGTGAAACTTCCTTTACGGAATTGGTGTTTAGTGTCCATTTCACGAACCGGAGCAGTTGCCCCAACTTTATTTGCTCAAACTGGAATTCCCAATAGGAAGCCCAACAACGTGAAG GTTTTGTGCAGTCAAGTAAGAGAAATTCCTGTGGTTGAGAGCAG GTGTATTGATGAAATATATGATACTTTAGCCGAGCGGCTTCTTCCTACTGCGGCAGTAGCATCAAATCCCAAGTTGAA ATACATTGTGGGTTTGGCTGGTCCTCCTGGTTCTGGAAAGAGCACTCTAGCATCTGAAGTAGCACGACGTGTAAACAAATTATGGCTCCAGAAAGCTTCGTCACTTGATTCCCAAGTTAAGCCTCCAGATATAGCTACGGTTCTTCCCATGGATGGATTTCATCTCTATCGTTCGCAGCTGGACAAGATGGAG AATCCAGAGGAAGCCCATGCAAGAAGGGGAG CTCCATGGACATTTGATCCAGCGCTACTACTTTCACGCCTCCGGATTTTAAGAAATCAG GGATCAGTTTACGTGCCGTCATTTGACCATGGTGTTGGAGATCCAGTGGAGGATGATATCTTTGTGAGCTTTCA gCACAAAGTGATTATAGTAGAAGGAAATTATATATTGCTGGAAGATGGTGTTTGGAAAGAGATATCATCTGTATTTGATGAGAAATG GTTCATTGAAGTTGATATTGACACATCAATGCAACGAGTCTTAAACAGACATATTTCAACAG GAAAGCCCCCAAATGTTGCGAAATGGCGG ATAAACTACAATGACCGGCCTAATGCAGAGCTTATAAACAAGTCGAAGAAGAATGCAGATTTAGTAATCAAGTCGGTTGACTTCTGA
- the LOC132166122 gene encoding F-box/LRR-repeat protein 17: MQDRRHQNQSHLSPRRLTTPGGAAAIIVAEPKRGKKRGSYTCGRCGLPKKGHSCYVGITTDTNSPISSTPTHAPDLSVAVSATRPPPSRHFRRALSFDDDVSDVHGGFPEDEDDLDVGDTLADPESGGFPAGCLWEILRRLPPAGLLAAARVCKGWRETAKRLWKAAEELRLRVPARAQVGLVGSVLQKCPGIVRLSLRMESDVDATMLACIAFSCPNLEFMEISKSETAINRITGDELGRFVADKRCLKSLKMEGCSNLGGFVLCSSSLSTLWLSDLYSLSKMVFNCPNLNEISLEFSCQENDSTDLTTVVDGLGRNCPRLQNIHIASVRLSHSVVLALTAAQLRWLRMLSLVLGSEITDASVAAIASSYPNLELLDLSGSSISDSGIGMICNVFPETLSRLLLALCPNITSSGIQFATAQLPLLELMDCGMTICDPNSQNPIPDESSDSALKHISNTKLHLIHQKLIIKHNRLKKLSLWGCSGLDALYLNCPALNDLNLNSCKNLHPERLLLQCPTLESVHASGCQELLIGTIERQVSDDSAMENLLPCKRLADGSKRVRVPHFLSAQSYDDDKKQRRVERRQCNVLLS; this comes from the exons ATGCAAGACCGTCGCCACCAGAACCAATCTCATCTGTCCCCCCGGAGACTCACCACACCCGGTGGTGCCGCCGCGATTATCGTTGCGGAACCCAAGCGCGGCAAGAAGCGCGGGAGTTACACCTGCGGCCGATGTGGCCTCCCCAAGAAGGGACACTCCTGCTACGTCGGCATTACCACCGACACCAACAGCCCCATCAGCAGCACGCCCACGCACGCTCCCGATTTGTCCGTGGCCGTCTCTGCCACGCGCCCTCCGCCGTCGCGTCACTTCCGCCGGGCGCTGTCCTTCGACGACGATGTCAGCGATGTCCACGGCGGATTCCCGGAGGACGAGGATGACTTAGACGTCGGCGATACGTTGGCGGATCCGGAGTCCGGCGGTTTTCCGGCGGGGTGTTTGTGGGAGATACTGAGGAGGTTGCCGCCGGCGGGGCTGTTGGCGGCTGCAAGAGTTTGCAAAGGGTGGAGGGAGACGGCGAAGAGGCTGTGGAAGGCGGCGGAGGAGCTCAGGCTTAGGGTTCCGGCCAGAGCTCAGGTCGGGCTTGTTGGATCGGTATTGCAGAAATGCCCGGGGATCGTGAGGCTCTCTCTTAGAATGGAAAG TGATGTGGATGCAACAATGCTAGCTTGCATTGCATTCTCATGCCCTAATCTGGAATTTATGGAGATCTCGAAATCTGAGACTGCGATCAATCGGATCACTGG TGATGAATTGGGTCGTTTTGTCGCGGATAAACGATGTCTCAAAAGCCTTAAGATGGAAGGGTGCTCCAATCTTGGGGGTTTTGTTCTTTGTTCGTCCAGTCTTTCTACACTTTGGCTTTCGGATCTATACTCGCTCTCTAAGATG GTTTTCAACTGCCCAAATCTGAATGAGATTTCCCTAGAATTTTCTTGCCAAGAAAATGATAGTACCGATCTTACTACCGTTGTTGATGGTTTGGGAAGGAACTGCCCAAGGCTGCAAAACATACACATTGCATCGGTTCGGCTTTCTCATTCCGTTGTGCTTGCTCTTACGGCTGCACAGCTAAG GTGGTTGCGAATGCTGTCACTTGTTCTCGGATCTGAAATCACTGATGCATCTGTTGCTGCCATTGCTTCAAGCTATCCGAACTTAGAATTGCTTGACCTTAGTGG ATCAAGCATCAGTGATAGTGGCATTGGAATGATCTGCAAtgtgtttcctgaaacactttcAAGACTCCTCCTTGCTCTTTGTCCTAACATTACTTCAA GTGGCATTCAGTTTGCCACAGCTCAATTGCCTCTTCTTGAACTCATGGATTGTGGCATGACCATTTGTGATCCCAATTCCCAGAATCCAATCCCTGATGAAAGCAGTGATTCAGCATTAAAGCACATTTCGAACACCAAACTACACCTTATACACCAGAAGCTGATTATCAAGCATAACCGGCTGAAAAAACTCAGTTTGTGGGGTTGTTCTGGCTTAGAT GCTCTATATTTAAACTGCCCTGCACTGAATGATCTGAATCTAAACTCTTGTAAGAATTTGCATCCAG AGAGATTGTTGCTTCAGTGCCCCACTTTAGAAAGCGTGCATGCTTCAGGTTGTCAAGAGTTGTTGATTGGAACCATTGAACGTCAG GTCAGTGATGACTCTGCTATGGAAAATTTATTACCCTGTAAACGTTTAGCTGATGGATCCAAAAGAGTTCGGGTTCCTCATTTTCTCAGTGCACAG TCATATGATGATGATAAGAAGCAAAGGAGGGTCGAGAGACGGCAGTGTAATGTTCTTTTGAGCTGA